From the genome of Bacteroides sp. MSB163, one region includes:
- a CDS encoding acyltransferase produces MIEMLKRSIKQNNTLLKFSSWLISPLDNPKPRLWVKLFFNPLVHKKGKGSIIRWRRSRIDVFPWKRFEIGKKCTIEDFTTINNGAGDVILGDKVRIGIGSVVIGPVTIKDGCGLGQHVFISGFNHCYQDGTKNSSIQPLDKKEVIIDEDTHIGANAVVVAGVHIGKRCQIGAGSVVTKDIPDYSIAVGNPARVIKRYDLEQKQWIKI; encoded by the coding sequence ATGATAGAAATGTTAAAACGGAGTATTAAACAGAATAATACATTGCTGAAATTTAGTAGTTGGCTAATCAGTCCCCTGGATAATCCAAAACCACGCCTTTGGGTTAAGCTTTTCTTTAATCCTCTTGTACATAAAAAAGGTAAAGGCAGTATTATCCGTTGGAGAAGATCACGTATAGATGTATTCCCATGGAAACGGTTTGAGATAGGAAAAAAATGTACCATTGAAGATTTTACCACGATTAACAATGGCGCAGGAGATGTTATTCTAGGTGATAAAGTGCGAATTGGAATTGGTAGTGTTGTCATCGGTCCTGTAACCATAAAAGATGGTTGTGGATTAGGTCAACATGTATTTATTTCCGGTTTCAATCATTGTTATCAAGATGGTACTAAAAATTCCTCAATCCAACCACTCGATAAGAAAGAAGTTATAATTGATGAAGATACACATATCGGAGCTAATGCAGTTGTTGTAGCAGGAGTGCATATAGGAAAACGATGTCAAATAGGTGCAGGTAGTGTTGTTACCAAAGACATTCCTGATTATAGCATTGCAGTAGGTAATCCTGCGAGAGTAATAAAAAGGTATGACTTGGAACAAAAACAATGGATAAAAATATGA
- a CDS encoding glycosyltransferase family 1 protein, translating into MKIAIEAQRIFRLNKHGMDFVALETIRELQKRNDGNEYYVIVAPGEDRCIENSANLSIIELKCPTYPLWEQVGLPRIVKQLGVDLLHCTSNTAPIRCSVPLVLTLHDIIYLEPRQHRSPSLYQEMGWYYRRLVVPRILGKCKKIITVSYFECDRIRQALNIPSECITAVYNGYSRHFYQQEIDMNIVRKYIPEKDFLFFLGNTDPKKNAARTLKAYSTYLHQSEIKRPLLIADLQEEYINSLLQQENITDIKSHLYYPGYINNHDLATLYNAAFVFLYPSLRESFGIPMLEAMACGTPVITSNTSSMPEVAGPGALTIDPYKPKEIAQALLCLETDNTLYQQQQKYGLKRVKQFSWKQTANQLADIYKNASL; encoded by the coding sequence ATGAAAATAGCAATCGAGGCCCAACGTATTTTTCGTCTCAATAAACATGGAATGGATTTTGTAGCCTTAGAAACCATACGTGAACTACAAAAACGGAATGACGGTAATGAGTATTATGTTATTGTCGCCCCAGGTGAAGATCGCTGCATAGAAAATAGTGCTAATCTTTCAATTATTGAACTCAAATGCCCTACTTATCCCCTCTGGGAACAAGTAGGGCTTCCCCGAATAGTAAAACAATTAGGAGTTGATCTTTTGCACTGTACATCAAACACAGCTCCTATACGGTGTTCAGTACCGTTAGTGTTGACATTGCACGACATCATTTATTTAGAACCCCGCCAACATCGAAGCCCATCCCTTTATCAAGAGATGGGTTGGTATTATCGCCGTTTAGTTGTTCCACGCATTTTAGGGAAATGTAAAAAGATTATTACTGTATCTTATTTTGAGTGTGATCGTATTCGTCAGGCTTTAAATATACCATCAGAATGCATTACAGCTGTATACAATGGGTATAGTAGGCACTTCTATCAACAAGAAATAGATATGAACATTGTTCGTAAATATATCCCAGAAAAAGACTTTCTTTTTTTTCTGGGTAATACAGACCCTAAAAAAAATGCCGCACGTACCTTAAAAGCATATAGTACCTATTTACATCAGTCCGAGATTAAACGTCCATTACTTATTGCAGATTTGCAAGAAGAATACATAAATAGTTTACTACAACAAGAAAATATCACTGATATAAAATCACATCTTTACTATCCAGGATACATAAATAATCATGACTTGGCAACTCTCTACAATGCAGCTTTTGTTTTTCTTTATCCATCATTACGAGAAAGCTTTGGAATCCCCATGTTAGAAGCTATGGCATGTGGTACACCTGTCATTACAAGCAACACTTCATCCATGCCCGAAGTTGCAGGACCGGGAGCATTAACGATTGATCCCTATAAACCAAAAGAGATAGCTCAAGCATTGTTATGCTTGGAAACAGATAATACATTGTACCAGCAACAACAGAAATATGGGTTAAAACGCGTAAAGCAGTTTTCTTGGAAGCAAACTGCTAATCAATTGGCAGACATCTATAAAAACGCATCATTATAA
- a CDS encoding glycosyltransferase family 2 protein, translating into MSDIFSMFNPDWWVDENNNALQIADAVLYLILAIPVLYLFICALFSLSRYKNPYPPAKVQYRFLVLFTVLRNGKEVINSINHFLDTQLYPRDKYSIAVAATQLPEEDLVTLLQMPVNIVVPDKEHCTKVYAIQQVMERYSPEEYDMVVIFNSDNRIVPSALDYFNNAYYSGCDAIQAHRMTENLTTSIAVLNATSEEINNNIFRKAHTRMGFSSALIGSAMAFDFTMFHEIAPTLKGADLSKAMETALLQQNIYTEYLEEVVCYSKKEESANGYEAQRISWLRSQYSSTIFALRKLPITLLRGEWDYALKLFQWLMPSRFLLIALIGLCAVGITLLDWTLSFKWYILLGIIGITFLMALPDGEINKRFKKAIWALPILVFASIFSHITRLFGGGKRKKKTERRKKDI; encoded by the coding sequence ATGAGCGATATCTTTTCCATGTTCAATCCCGATTGGTGGGTAGACGAAAACAACAATGCCTTGCAAATAGCTGATGCTGTTTTATATTTAATATTAGCTATTCCGGTATTATACCTTTTTATATGTGCTCTTTTCTCGTTAAGCAGATACAAGAACCCTTATCCACCAGCAAAAGTGCAATATCGTTTTCTTGTTTTATTTACGGTATTACGTAATGGTAAAGAAGTAATTAATTCTATTAATCATTTTTTGGATACTCAGTTATACCCACGTGATAAATATAGCATTGCAGTTGCAGCAACACAGCTACCAGAAGAAGATCTTGTCACTCTGCTACAAATGCCGGTTAATATTGTTGTTCCAGATAAGGAGCATTGTACTAAAGTATATGCTATACAACAAGTTATGGAACGATATTCTCCAGAAGAATATGATATGGTTGTTATTTTTAATTCTGACAACCGTATTGTTCCTAGTGCTTTAGATTATTTCAACAATGCATACTACTCAGGTTGTGATGCAATACAAGCACATCGCATGACGGAAAATCTCACTACCAGTATTGCCGTATTGAATGCTACCAGTGAAGAAATCAATAATAACATCTTCCGTAAAGCCCACACCCGTATGGGATTTTCATCAGCACTTATAGGCTCAGCTATGGCATTTGATTTTACAATGTTCCATGAAATAGCACCTACACTAAAAGGAGCAGATTTAAGTAAAGCTATGGAAACTGCCCTATTGCAACAAAATATCTATACAGAATATCTAGAAGAAGTCGTATGCTACAGTAAAAAAGAAGAAAGTGCTAATGGATATGAAGCGCAACGAATCAGTTGGCTTCGTTCACAATATAGCAGTACTATTTTTGCTTTAAGAAAATTGCCAATAACATTGTTAAGAGGCGAATGGGATTATGCTCTTAAATTATTCCAATGGTTGATGCCATCTCGCTTTCTATTAATAGCCCTTATTGGCCTATGTGCCGTTGGAATTACATTGCTTGATTGGACCCTTAGTTTCAAATGGTACATACTACTTGGTATTATCGGTATCACTTTTTTAATGGCATTACCGGATGGCGAAATAAACAAGCGTTTCAAAAAAGCAATATGGGCTCTTCCTATTTTAGTATTCGCATCTATATTCAGCCACATAACAAGATTATTTGGAGGTGGCAAAAGAAAGAAAAAAACAGAAAGAAGAAAAAAAGATATATGA